ACATCAGGCcttattaaaaacattaaaataacatgcaatttgtatttaaaaatatgaaactagtaacatatattttacatatagtaataattttttatagaagTTGTTTGGATCTTGGGCTTCCCTAAATTAATGGGCGCAATTGATCAAAACATAATGGTGGCTTCATTTGGGCCACAAAGTTCAACaaaccaaaaaatataaataattaagtaaataaaataagagTAAATTACTCTGAAATCCcgtatatattataatttacactttcgtccgtcatatttaaaaattaaaagatatgatctttcatttttgttctgtaacaatTTAGTCCCCCAATTTATTTTTGGCATTAATTAACTAAACTGAAGAATTAAactattgataaaaataaaaataaaaaaatatatcatttgaattttttaggaATAGGAGcaaaaatatgaattattatatatatggaGGCCTCATATTAATTTGCACTtaatagaataaattattatcaGATCCCCATATATGTCGTAATATTTCAATTAAGTCCTTTAACTTAattattaacaataaaaatatatagaagaACTAAATTATTGACGGAACAAAGTAGAAGatcaaattgttttgattttttcataaatagaATGGAAATAtgaattatgacatatgtgGCCTCACggtaattttttcataaaacacCCCATCTTTAATTTTAAGTCTTAATGATTCGAAAATATTCACTTATTCGGcatcttttatttatataaagaaTTTCaatattgtcaattttaatttttttttagttaatgtTTCAATTATAATTACTCGTTTCAAATTAcactgaaaaaaattaaatatatacgaatgagttatagctcaaataGTATACCATTGGACAACAAACTTTTAGATCGTGGATACGATTTCTTCCACAAGCACTCCTCCTTtttaattatagataaataaataaattaaagagttaattacatataaaatcaccatctttacacgatttttaaaaaataactcaacttttaaaacgtgtcaattcagggcattcatttatttttaaaaacaacatgagcatatttttaggtaaaatttCGCTGATTTGGACACCCGGGGCCTACTACGTGTCCtcccacgtcagcaaaaataccACTAAAAATTGTCAATATTGCTTTTGAAAAGAAACTAAAGGTGGTGTCATGAACTGACACGCTTTAAAAGTTgggttatttttaaaaattcgtgtaaagatggtgaatttatatgtaattaaccttaaattaaatatatcattaatattaCTTCATATATAGTAAATTATgccaatttgtatttttattattaaacataTCCGAatggtatattttttttatatttaaataaaaagctataattaaaattaaaagttagagAATTAGTAAAAATTtgagttataaataaaaaataaaaaataaaatatatttcaatgtTAAGGAAAATTGTAATGACAAAATCCATAGTTTGATGATAATTTAACAAGACTAAGCAAAAGACAGCAACTTTAGCTAAAATGAGACCCTCTTTACCCGTTTCAGATCTAACTCATTTCCAatccaaatcaaatttaaactaaaaccCACTTTAATCACACTCTCTTCTCCCAAAGGGTACACTTCATTTGATTTCTAAAAATGGATGCATTAAGAAAACAAGCCTTCAAGCTAAGAGAACAAGTTGCCAAGCAACAGCAAGTAAAAATTCTCACTATCTTATGTAATTCTGTTTGGTTCTTGAGAAAATGGGAGAGAAAATTTATGGGCATGATTTAGTTGTAGCTGTGTTGGAATTTAGTGTTACTTGAATtgtgttaaatttttataaatttgggAATTTTGTTGTTTCAGGCTGTTATAAAGCAGTTCAGTGGAACTGGTTATGAAAGCTCAGATGTTGTAGTGATTGATGAGGTTGAGATGCAAAGACATCAGCAACTGGAGAAATTGTATAGGTCAACTCGTGCTGGCAAGGTATGGATTGTTCTTTTGACTCTTGAGATTAAGGATTTATGACAAAgtttttgccttttttttatGTAAGAGATTCACTTTAATAATGTTTGGTGGTGATGTTTTTGGGTTGTTGAGATTAATTAGTTCTTTAGGTTGCACGGACACGGATACGGcaaaacggtgttattttaaagtttcctatgtaaaaaatgaattttcGTGTCCAAAATGTCAAATGTCCGAATGTTTCCAAAATGGGACACgtttgattgaatgaagtgtccgtgctacctaacTTCTTTCGTATTTCATTATCACTTGTGCTGCATTGCATTCTTGTTGTTGTGTATTTATATTAAGAAACAAGGGCAACAAGAGAATCAAATGTTGTGTTTGCATTTACAAGAATGAGTACATATTTCTAGAATGTATTTTCCAATTGGCCTTAGTTAACTACCCTTATTAGGTTCTTCTCTTGGCTATATAGAATTATAGACAATGTAGCACCCGACACGAATATGGGGAAACGGGGACCTTCGAAATGGATATGGCGAAACAGTGTTAATTTAAGGTTTTCTATGCttaaaatgaagtttcgtgttaGAAACATTAAGTTTCCGACATGTTTCCGAAACAGAGACATTGAATGAAGTGTTCGTGATGCTTTAATAGTTTCTTGTATTTCCTTTTCTTGCAAAGTTGTtcttaatcatttttttaatggcTACGATACTCTTATTTTCAGGATTTTCAAAAAGATATTGTCAAAGCAGCAGAAACATTTACAGCTATTGGGTACAAACATATTGAAACAGGTTGAAATCAGTTAATATGCTATTGCTATCTGAATATTTCTGATTACATATTATTGTTGAATATTCAAATGACAGTGCCTTGAGCTGTATATCTATTCTCATCTTATATAAATTTTTGTGATAGGAACCAAATTGGCTGAGGATTGCTGCAGATATGGGACTGAGAATGCCAATGATAACATATTGTCCAAGGGTGCAGCCATATATGGTGAGGCTTGTAAACATGCGGAGAAAGAGCAAGAAGAGTTGATTCGATTAGTATCTACACAGGTTAACATAGCAATTAACACCCTCATAATTGGAATAAAATTTGTGTTCTTTAGTTTACAACTTCTTATTCACATTAACTATTGTTTTTCTCATTGTCTGTCTGCAAATTAATTATTCAAGGCAACCAGCTGATTTTCAGTCTCAAATCGATTTACCGAAGCATGTTAGCTATTTCCATTTGTCATCTTGATCTGGTGCCCTTTTAAGTCTACCtcatatattattttcttttctatttgaaaCCTCTCACTTCTGTATACTGTTATCTCTATCCGACTTTCTCTACGAGTAGGTCTTTATGGAATATGGTCAATTTTTCCTTAAGTAATTTTGGAAGACTTGAAATTATTTAACAGAATACTGAGTACTAGCTTAAAAGCATGAGAAAGAAACGAGGGAACTAAATTGTTACCCTTGGACttcaaagcattaaattgaccattcAGCCTGTCACTGAATCTAGATGACAATTTTGAGAGtccttttgatttttaattttactttttcttcAACTATTGTTATCTGTTTATATGCCATGTATAAATTGCTTTAATATTTAATgttatcaaaattgaaaaaaaaaactgccTGTCATAATATCAGTTGCTGAATTCTGATAGACGAGTGACGtggttttgcaatttttttgtcCAGGTCTTAGATCCCCTCCGATCAATGATTATGGGTACACCTCTGGAAGATGCTCGCCATCTTGCTCAACGTTATAGTCGGATGAGACAGGAAGCAGAGACACAGGTAATTGGAAATCCAGGGTCCAGTTTATCAGCATTGAGCTATTTAATTTTGTGGTTCTACTTTCACCATTACTTCATGTCAGTTTGGTCTTAATGTTtgcctaaaaaaattaataacttgtATGAACTATTAAAAGCAAACAGGCAGCAGAGGTTTCCAGGAGACGAGCACGAGTTAGAGAAGCTCCAATTCCTGAAAATGTTGCAAAGCTGCAAGCTGCAGAAGCAAAGATACAAGAATTAAAAGCAAACATGGCCGTTCTTGGAAAAGAAGCTGCAGCTGCTTTGGCTGCTGTTGAAGCACAGCAGCAAAGGTTGAGTTTCCAGAGGCTTGTTGCTATGGTATGCTTGCTgctaattttgtcgattttattttcttgtttgaAGCTTTCAAACTATTTTGAAGAATGATCCTCATTAAGCTTACAATTCGAAGGTCGAAGGAGAAAAGAATTACCATTTGAGAGTTGCTGCTATTCTCAGTGAGGTTGAAGCTGAGGTTAGTTTAAAACTGTTGTTTTCACTTTGAAAACTTTCATCCATCTGAGGAATGTGTTAACTTATGCCCTGGTCTGAAATTTGTCAGATGGTCTCAGAGAAACAGAAGAAAGAGTCTGCTCCTCTTGTGATTCCATCTCCTATAATTCCATCAGAAAATGGCTCTGCCTCGGAGAAGATATACTTCTTGGCTGAAGTAAGTTCCCTAATTGCTGTATCTAAGATTCAACTTTGAGGGGTAATTTGAACTTTTCCCACTGCATGTAAACTCTTTTACGACCCCTGTTTCAAAACTAGATATGGTCCATATGGATTAAATAGGGTTCTAGATGGCACCTTTGCTAAATAACATTAGCTGTTCATCTAATAAAAAAGTTCACGAGAATAAAAACGAATGGCAATTTTTGTGTTGTTAGTGATTTTAAGTTTTAACCATTAATCCCTCTTCAAGCTACTTCCATGATACATTTGCTTACTGGATAGGTTGAATCTTCTCTAAATTCGTCTTTTTAAATTGGACAAATGGATATAAGCTATTCTCATTCCCTTATATTTTTAGTTAGGTCCTAAAGTATTGTTTTATGCATTCACGGGTAGCAAAAGAGATTCTGGATTTTTTTTAGTGCATTCCTAAAGACCCGCTCTTTTAAGTGCAGAGACTTTTAACATTTTTGACCATACATGGAAGATGTAGCATTTGTTTCTCATAGTTTTGGTCAAAACCACAAAAACAGCCTTTTTTTTGTGTGGAAGGGTGGTATAATCATTTGTAAAGAATGGAAAGGAAGCTAACTCAAATGGTATTTCTCTTGGTAACCTGGAAAAATACAACAATAGTTAGACTTCTTTGTCTGAAAGACCACACGTCCTTATCCTATGGAGTTTCCTTTAGTTAGCAACATAAAGTTAGCAAACATTTTCGAGATGAACACAAAAAGGACTAGCAATTAGTTTATAGTGGGAGTTTGTACCGACTGATGAGTCCACTTGTTAATTTTGTTCTTGATATTGGATTAAGATTCTGAACTTAATTTATAGCTGATGTATACCATTCTTTACATCCTGCAGGCAACACATGCTTTTGTTGCAGAAACCGAGAAGGAGCTGAGCTTGGCTGTAGGAGACTATGTTGTTGTACGGAAGGTATCTTTCCTTTATTTGAAAAGTATTACAATCTATTTAGACGGCATCTCTGAATGAACAAGTAAATTTAGGTGACACATTTAATAAGTGCTATATGCTCGTGTTTACTTTGGAGAAACTCTCAATAAGATAGTGCTATATACGACTTTCCAAGAGCTAAACCTCCCTTCTCTGGCTTACAATTAATTCGTGAAACATCCCCACCATGCTTTCTTCAATCGGTATGCTTTTTATCAGGCATGTTTATTTTATCATACAACACTAGCATCTGGAATCAATGCGAGTATTGCTAGATGTAACCGGGCACCATGAGATCCATTCAATTTGTCATGAAATTGTTCGGAGTAGATGTGTAGGAAATGTTCATATTAATCTTTAATCTCTTGAATTTTGCTATCTTTTTTCCCCTTCAAACCTTAAATCCAATAGTATGTTTTGTCCCCACTTTTCTTTTGCATTGCATCACCTATGTTCTGCTCTCTTGTATATTTTGTCGCAAACTGTGCGGTTTATTCTAAGGAATGTAATGGCTTCAGATTGTCTCTGATCTCAAGACATGACTGTTCACGCAAGAACCGTTGTAGTGAAATTCAAATCATAGTTATAGGCTTATAGCCTTATAGGGGCATATATTTTctgtaaatgtttttttttacagaCATAGTAGTTGCTTGTTTAGTGTTCCTAAAATTCATGTGTTATTCCAGGTAAACCCAACTGGATGGTCAGAAGGAGAATGTAAAGGAAAAGCAGGGTGGTTCCCCTCTGCATTTGTAGAGAAGCGCCAGAGGATTCCTACAAATGATGTTACTGCATAAAATATACCAGTCTTACTGGAACTACTTAGCTACTATGCTTCACCGAGAAAAAAAGGGCTTCAGCTGCGGAAAAACATTGATACTTGAAATCGACATGCTGTTATAGCTGCATATCACTGTGGGGTTAAACAAGAAGAAAAGGAATGTGGCTCGGCTtgttatcaatttttaaaaagcgAACATCTATTTTGTGGAATCGCAGGAGAAAGCAAGTTTTTATGTgcaatatattatttttattgttcagACTAAAGAATCAGAAAGAATGTGCTCATAAAGTAAAATccttgttgttttaaaatcaaaagaaaaatttaccaTCAATTCCTTCAAAAGAAAATTGAGAATGAATAATCTTTTCTTTGCTTTTAGATATTGTCTCTGAGTGAATTATTAACTTATTCTATTAGTTCATGTTAAGATTTCTGAAACAACAATTTCTATGTCTGCAAAAATCTCTGCAACACGTTAGGTGTTCATACAGTACTGCTCTTAATTCAAAACTCTTCTCCCAGTTCAACTTAAGAATTCAGAAACTATTTGCTTCTCCTTAGGTTGCACTTTTATGAAGTGCAACTAAGGAAGCATAAGCTCCACTTTTAATCCTTATCAGTGTCTCGTGTGTTCCTTCCTCAGCAATAACACCGTTCTTCACTACCGCAATGATGTCAGCGTCCTTAATGGTAGTGAGGCGATGAGCAACAATTATAGTTGTTCTGTTCACCATAACTTTATCTAATGCTTCCTGTACTACACGCTCCGACTCTGCATCCAATGCGCTTGTTGCCTCATCGAGCAAGAGAATTTTCGGATTCTTTAATATCGCTCTAGCGATGGCTATTCGCTGCTTTTGCCCACCAGATAGTTGCACTCCTCGTTCACCCACGGAGGTTTCGTAGCCCTGTGGTAATGAACTAATGAAGTTATGCGCATTTGCTGCTTTTGTCGCTGCAATTATCTCTTCCTCTGTAACTGTCCCCTGCTTTCCGTAAGCGATATTGTCACGTATCGTTTCATTGAAGAGGATTGGTTCTTGGCCTACTAATCCCATTTGTTGTCTCAACCAGCTTAGTCTAAAACTCTTGACATCTACGCTGTCTAAATATACATGGCCAGAATCAGGATCATAAAATCTTTCTATCAGACTAATAACTGTTGATTTCCCGCTTCCGCTCTCCCCGACCAAAGCTGCTGTCTGCAGGTAATAATTCAAGTTCAGTTCGTAACTTGTTAGATAATAACATCATTggttgaacttttaaaattacaattctAACCTTTCCGGAGGGAATAGTAATGGTTAAGTCTCGGAAAATTTGGACATTTGGTCTCATTGGGTATTTGAAACTGACATGTTTTAGCTCAATGTCACCCTTTACATCTGCCAGTGTAGTGCCTTGATCACTGCTTGAGTCAATTTGGGGTTTTCTGTCAAGAATGGAAAATATTGAAGCTGCTGAATCCTTGGCTTTGCTCTTGTCTGGAGCCAGGCCACTGGACTGTGAAACCCCAATTGCTGCAATTGTTAATGCAAAGAAGACCTGCATAAAACTTTAGGGTTAGAACAGAAATTGTTTAATTTCGCACTGATAGTCTCTCAAGTTCCCTCTCACTAAAAGTTCTTGATGttagtttggttcaattttcGTCAAGTTTAGATGACGCGGTGATGAAATGGACGACTAAATGAATAATAGCATTATTTTTTGATCCACATTATATATTAAGATCATGTGGCACCGCATCAGCTGACAATGATGTCGCTGATTTCACAGCCAACGTGACACTAATGTTGCCCCACATGGTCTTACATTATTTGGATTAAACAAAGAGTTTTGTTATTTACGTAGGCGTGCGGCTCATCTCTACGTCATCTAAAATCGATGGAAATTGAGCCACATTAATGATAGGGATTTTCGGTGCAATAAAATTAGATTGTTATGAATCAATTAATTCGATTTCAGTGAGATGGATTAAGGAAGTGATTTCATATCTTACTTTGAAAACTTCTGGAAATGTTGCTTTCCCATGTCTCACCAGAATTGATCCAATGTAAAAACAGAATGCATTTGTGCAGTAGAGAATTAAGAATGAGAAGCCAAAACCACCACCGCTAACAAGTCCAAGCCGAACACCTTGTTTAACAGGACCGTCACATTTCTGTTGATACAAATCCATCACTTTCTTCTCTGCACAAAATGATGCAACAGTTCTGATGCTTCCGACTGCATCATTCGCCACCTGACTCGCTTCTTCATACATTACCTGAAATATTTTATGATACCATGAGCAAACTTGAAACCAATTTTCTTTCTGATTGCGAAATAGTACCCTTTGAGAAGTACTAACCTTTGAATCTGCACTGAACCCTTTTGAAAACTTTGCCTGAAAAAAACCTTGGAACAGAAGTAATGGCGATATTGCGACAATTATAAGTGCTAGAATCCAGTTGGCTGTGAATGCTATAATTAGCGCTGCTATGATCGTTGCTGCATTTTGGACAACTAAGGCCAAAGAATCACCAACGATACTCCTGACAGTTGAAGCATCCGTAGACAATCTTGCTCCGACTGCACCACTGGAAAAATCGAAaggtatttaatttttttctttcttggcTGTGGAAAAAAGGGTTTTTTAGCAGTTAGTTACGATTTTTACCTCGAATTAGCAGGATCATCAAACCAGCTGATATCTTGGTGTACAACCTTTGCAAATGTCATAGAACGGATTCTTTCGATCAGTCTACCTCCTGCAATTCCAAATAAGTAGTTCTGAAGTGGAAGAACTAGGAAATTAACCAAACCGATGACTACATATATCAGTGCCCAGAACTCGGAATCTTTTTTCAGCTTAGCTGGCGGCTCGTAGAATATTTTGATGGCTGTTGATAATAGGAGGCCAAATATTGGGAAAACAGCTCCATGTATAGCTGCAGCAATAGTTCCAAGTAACAGAATTGGCAATTCAGGCTTGTTCATATATGCAAGTCTTCTCATTGGAACATCTTTATGCTTCTCCTTTCCTCTACTGCTACGATCATCTTCTTCCGTCTCGATAATATTGATACCGACAGGCATTCCTAAGCCCATGTCATGAACTGTGAAAGACTGGCGGTGCTGTGACGGTGCTCGTTCCATGGAGGATGTGTTTTCCACGGAATGTTTGCTTCCTGACTTGGAAAAATGCCTATCAACTTCTGAATGACCATTGTCACCGATGTGATGAGAATGCTCGGGTTTATTATTTCCTTGTTGGAGGCGAATTAACTGGGAGTATCCTCCTTCTGGATTTTGTATCAGTTCCTCATGAGTTCCTGAAAGGCCCTCATGTATTAGGTTGAAAATATATGGTTCGGTATGCGAGCTGTAAGTTTACTAGTGCTAACGGTGTAATCAAGTCCAGTAAAGTCGAAACACTATCAAACTCGAGCTCGACTCACCCTATTCAAAATTCAGAATTCAACTTGAGCCtggttaagattttttttaaaaggtcgAGCTCGAACTCGatagaataataaaaaatcgAGCTCCACTCGTCTCGActcaatttgatatttttaaaattaattttagtataaaagTAAAGGTATAATGTAGATGTTTATAATTATAAGTAAATTAATCAAAGTTTGATCAGACTCTCGAACACGACTGGAGCACTTTGAGTTGATTTTGAGTATTTTTCGTCTCAATCCCGAGTAGGTCACAAGTTAACTTGACTAAGTTACACTTCTAACAATTACCTTCCTCCAAAATTTTGCCTGATTGCAATACGGCGATAATGTCTGC
This window of the Mercurialis annua linkage group LG5, ddMerAnnu1.2, whole genome shotgun sequence genome carries:
- the LOC126680018 gene encoding SH3 domain-containing protein 3; this encodes MDALRKQAFKLREQVAKQQQAVIKQFSGTGYESSDVVVIDEVEMQRHQQLEKLYRSTRAGKDFQKDIVKAAETFTAIGYKHIETGTKLAEDCCRYGTENANDNILSKGAAIYGEACKHAEKEQEELIRLVSTQVLDPLRSMIMGTPLEDARHLAQRYSRMRQEAETQAAEVSRRRARVREAPIPENVAKLQAAEAKIQELKANMAVLGKEAAAALAAVEAQQQRLSFQRLVAMVEGEKNYHLRVAAILSEVEAEMVSEKQKKESAPLVIPSPIIPSENGSASEKIYFLAEATHAFVAETEKELSLAVGDYVVVRKVNPTGWSEGECKGKAGWFPSAFVEKRQRIPTNDVTA
- the LOC126680011 gene encoding ABC transporter B family member 9; translation: MDEGNQKVAIYKLFAFADKLDKILMIVGSVAALANGLAQPLMTLIFGQLINSFGTSDPSGVVHQVSQLSLKLVYLAIGSGIAALLEVACWMVTGERQSARIRSLYLKTILRQEIGFFDTETTTGEVIGRMSGDTFLIQDAMGEKAGKFIQLVSTFLGGFAIAFIRGPLLAAVLLSCLPPLAIVGGFMALVMSKLSSRGQVAYSKAGIVVEQTIGAIRTVASFTGEKHAILKYDDKLKIAYQSTVQQGLASGLGMGLMLLIIFSTYGLAIWFGSKLIINKGYNGGQVITVIMSIMTGGLSLGQTSPSLNAFAAAQAAAYKMFETINRVPKIDAYDMSGVELENITGEIELKDVHFRYPARPDVQIFSGFSLRIPSGKTAALVGQSGSGKSTIVSLIERFYDPDSGEVLINGVNLKKIKLSWIRQQIGLVSQEPVLFATSIKQNIAYGKHNPTDQEIRTAIELANAAKFIDKMPEGLDTMVGEHGTQLSGGQKQRIAIARAILKNPKILLLDEATSALDAESERIVQNALDNVMSNRTTVIVAHRLTTIRNADIIAVLQSGKILEEGTHEELIQNPEGGYSQLIRLQQGNNKPEHSHHIGDNGHSEVDRHFSKSGSKHSVENTSSMERAPSQHRQSFTVHDMGLGMPVGINIIETEEDDRSSRGKEKHKDVPMRRLAYMNKPELPILLLGTIAAAIHGAVFPIFGLLLSTAIKIFYEPPAKLKKDSEFWALIYVVIGLVNFLVLPLQNYLFGIAGGRLIERIRSMTFAKVVHQDISWFDDPANSSGAVGARLSTDASTVRSIVGDSLALVVQNAATIIAALIIAFTANWILALIIVAISPLLLFQGFFQAKFSKGFSADSKVMYEEASQVANDAVGSIRTVASFCAEKKVMDLYQQKCDGPVKQGVRLGLVSGGGFGFSFLILYCTNAFCFYIGSILVRHGKATFPEVFKVFFALTIAAIGVSQSSGLAPDKSKAKDSAASIFSILDRKPQIDSSSDQGTTLADVKGDIELKHVSFKYPMRPNVQIFRDLTITIPSGKTAALVGESGSGKSTVISLIERFYDPDSGHVYLDSVDVKSFRLSWLRQQMGLVGQEPILFNETIRDNIAYGKQGTVTEEEIIAATKAANAHNFISSLPQGYETSVGERGVQLSGGQKQRIAIARAILKNPKILLLDEATSALDAESERVVQEALDKVMVNRTTIIVAHRLTTIKDADIIAVVKNGVIAEEGTHETLIRIKSGAYASLVALHKSAT